Genomic DNA from Oncorhynchus tshawytscha isolate Ot180627B linkage group LG04, Otsh_v2.0, whole genome shotgun sequence:
CCAAACAAAAATCAACAAAAGAATAACGAACTTCTGCAGGCTTCACAGAgctaacaaaaacaagatcccacaaacaccaaaaggAGAATGACAACCAttatgtgatccccaatcagagacaacgataaacagctgcctctgattgggaaccacactctgcaaaaaacaaagaaatagaaaacccttttcaaacatctttcccataaaaaCAGGTAtgttatcaaccagcacatttgagttcagccataatatttgttgtaatatttgttctatcttttcagggggatgaagttgaaattgtagccagctctgcaatgcttgtttgaaaaagagagatactttgaaaaaagtgtAATTTTTCAATTAATCAAAAATGGAGACATGGCAATCTgtacaaaggcaaaaaggccaatTTAAatcaatggatgagcttttcttagtaatctacttgaaaaccatttagggttcaagtaaaacttttgaataagtgaaACTTTTAGAGAGATGTtcagtgcttttatatttaatactcTCAACCAACCCTATTGATTATATAGATAGGCACACTTTATTTTGTCTGGCttagcgtcccagataaagcaaaatattttttgcttATATGGTTTGAAAaacgaatcatcaggagtaggcagtgccataagtaagtgagtatactgagatatgactaaggagttcatcagggcaatttttccataaatagacaggtgagtacctgacagactaccaccTCTctatggttgcaggatcttgtctaagttttctattgaaattcattgtggagagcttatttatatattttgtgaaatgagtaccaagtatgtctacttcaacgtcagcccattttataggtaaactgcagggtaatgtaaaagttgtattttttaaagatccaatatgtaatattgtACACGTaccataattaggttttagtccagagagaccagaaaagttatctagatctttaATGAGACATTACAGGGATCTTGCTTGtggacttaatataaaacttgagtcatcggcatacatggacacctttgtttttaagccttggatttctaatcttctaatgttgttattggatcggactttaatagctagcatttcgatggccataacgaatagatacggtgacagcggacacctttgtttaactcctcttgacaattcaaaactcccAGAGAACTAGctgttatttattattttacacctggggttgctaaaCATTACTTTTACCTATTTTATAAGAGAATCACCGAAATTgaaaaaaatccaggcatttataaattaaatccagtcttactttatcaaatgcccTTTCAAACTCcgctataaataccaggcctggcttTTTATATGTTTCTTGGTGTATATTAtatccaatgtatcgtccatgtaaaaaacctgcctaatcaggatgaacaatacctggtaaaacctttttaattctgagtgcatttcgctagtatttttgcatcacaacattgaagtgtaaggggcctccaattTTGTTTTAGatagactggatctttatatttgccatctgggtcttgttttaataatagtgcaatcagaccttcctgctgagtacctgacagactaccatttctataggagtagttaagacaatctaacaatggagcttttagtatatcaaaaaagGCTTGATATACCTCTATACCTTACATTTTTTGTGTATTATTTGGAACGAATTCCTTACcgtaatcttcattcagtgggagaggatgagatggaaaaGAGAACATCTATTTAGCTTCGTTTTTTAAATGATCATtcggagaatcatagatgactaagtcttcagtaacgagtttctgTAAATTATTTTTGTTAGCATTCCTGTgttggagattcaggaagaattttgtgcatttttctccatattccatccattacattagatcgttcttgaataagtcCCTctagttctttttgtttttcctcaaaCTTATTTTGTATATCTGTAGTATTGTTTTTgttgctatctacctgtactattagttaatgtatttcccttgttagtcctgtctttagccagaaactgcccttttattattgatgaatattgaatttaATGACCTTAATGAGCTCTGAAGGtacatttgaaatgtttcccAAAAAAGAAGGGGATTTTCTGAACTTATACTGGAAAAATTCAGTTATAAAtgattttgtcttagttaaaaataagttgtcctccagtaaactttgattacatttccaatattcCCGTCCACATGGAAATtctataagagttatgtgaaggccaattagatgatgatccaATCGCATTCCGTCTCCTATGAAAACTTTTTTAACCTTTTGACGTAAGAGTGAAAGAGACAAAGTAGTCAAGACAACTAGCTTGGctaagtctcctccatgtattTCTCACTAGGTCTGGTTTTtcagtctccaaatatccactatttctaatgtgtccataatatttgtaATTTCCTTAAGGGCACAGTCGTGATAATTTGTAGggtgatttcctttacggtccattgagaTACTTAACACTGTGTTAGTCTCCCACTTTAATGATTTGATAATTTGCtgcctgtaagttcaataaattggtaAAAATATTTTCGAAGAAgtatggatcatcctgatttggaccatctagattaatgagccaaatctctttttcatccactttcatattcaaaaagATCCATCTTCCTTGCGAATCATTCCTGACaatttgtgtcacgccctggccttagttatctttgttttctttattattttggttaggtcagggtgtgacatggaggATTTGTGTTTTactggtctaggggttttgtatgtttatggggtgtttcctagtctaggtgtttatgtaagtctatggttgtctagattggttctcaattagaggcaggtgtttattgtctctgattgggaaccatatttaggcagccatgttctttgggtattttgtgggtgattgtttcctgtgtctgtgcgtcacaggactgtttcgttgccagttcactttattttgtatttgtgttcatgttcagttttccctattaaaacatggacacctaccacgctgcatattggtccgatccttgtttcacctcttcagaggaagaggaggaaatctgccgtgacaatttgcacattcagattgacatttttgttaattaatatcatcacacattttgagttcctttgtccataacagaaaattatttcaccacccATACCGCTTTTCTACgtatctgttacggttttcttccatcgaaggagagtcggaccaaaatgcagcgtggttaattcgatacatgtttaatgaagaataaacactaacaatacaaaacaataaacggaacgtgaaaacctatacagcctatctggtgaatacaaaacactgagacaggaacaatcacccacaaaacactcaaagaatatggctgcctaaatatggttcccaatcagagacaacgagaatcacctgcctctgattgagaaccgccccaggcaaccatagaccttgctagaacaccccactaagccacaatcccaaaacctacgaaaaacccccatacataaacacaacacaaaataaacccatgtcacaccctggcctgaccaaataaatatagaaaacacaaaatactaagaccagggcgtgacagtatcttaatataaggatgtagagtgagtttcctgtaaacagtatatgttatattccttttcttttagccacGTAAAGACTGATCTTCTTTTTTTAATAATCTGAtaaaccattacaattataactgactatacttatttcaccccttaccataactagatcacttattattgatatctacatagcgcattgatgtgaatcacactgcagctctctcatttagctatttgtgccttacggattgtggttgttgtggatggctgttcacaaatctaaatgtgtagtTGAAcacaataatggttgaattcaagaagtttaagctgtcAATCAATCTTTGTTTTTGAAACCCGTGGACAGtcagtgaaaaatgcgctcttgaAACAGCTGCGTaatgcggatcccagcctatggaataaaagtgaggTTTTTGTTGCTCAGTCTAATTCATGTGGATAAAAAAAAGAAttcataggcctaatggacacatgctcaaacttgtACAGTTTTGAAATACTTAAAGGGGCTCTCTGTAGTTGCTACGTCcatttttagattttttaaattgtgtgtgtacatatatatatatgattcttgaagaatattacttataaatgcctcatgagcttagttcaactgctgCACctcatgagaacccaaaatataagcttctttttctccattgtttgtaaacatagtaaatataaacaaacactgtataaccTCATAACATGATTTAAACAATTATTTTTATATCATGGACAGtctgtccttgcatccatagctatgTCTATTAATCTGAGTGTGGTTATATTTCTCTGGGcctatccctcagctttttaccaaacaGAGGCGGGGTGGACATTTGGTTATTGTTTCATCTCTGGATTTGTCCTTTAAAtggctgcatattatcaagacatcaaagtgtcaccaacaaaaaggtaaacaataggcctatagcaaatgcagcttatggaattcatttttcacatgtaaacagcatttttcagtagtgctcaaagcatgtcaTTCCATGAGTGCAGCGTTTATTTGTCAACTCGAATCAAGGAGCCCGAttagtcctccatgacaacaaaatcataaacaacagagtagggctggctaatatatccttagttttggggtcatgctcaggtaaaacaatttggctaatctattcttccatatttccaagtcctattcttgaagatcaagggttctaacatttattggaatgactggaattctgatataCTTTTTTTAATGTGAAGATATAATTTCATTGTATTATGATATGTAGTTGAAAGCCATGgtttagaagaagcctacataaccaacccataaagtaaaatgtaacatccatatatggcccgctatgtaaactttaacattgatttatcctgcaatagatgtcattcTATTTGGTAACATTTTTGTCTTCTGATGCCTCTTTAAAAGGGGAAAGTCATCTAAAAGTAacaatgtaatctgattacattactgagtttgggtaatccaaaaattACGTTagtgattacaattttggacaggtaactagtaacaacagattacatttagaaagtaactaCCCAACCCTGCCCATAAACTGCTTACAGGgtatgtaatttgggtgaactatatCTTTAACTGTAGCAATTGAGGTAGTTCTGTCAGATATTGAACCAAATAACATCCTGAACTCCTGTGTCATAAAAGACCAGTCAGCATGCCAGACATGGGCTAAAGTACACTTACATACAGAGAGGTAGTTGCTCTTAGCAACACTAGTATTTACACACTTGCATTGCTGCGAATTAGCTTGAAAAAAAAGGAATCGTTTCCAGAAGTTAAAGAAAATAAAATGTCAACTTACTCTCTCGATTGCCTGTAGGCTCGGTCCTTATGCAGGGGAGAATTTGAGGAAAAAACATCTAATGGAACGTATAATTACAGGAGGGTCTGTTGTAGACCCATGCAGTTCCTCAGCATGGTCAGTTTCTCTCTGCTTACCTCATtccaaaataaaagtcccccacAAGTTCTTGCTTTTTTTGCAGTTATGGGTGCACGTGCCGGACTTCTTTATTTTGACATAAGGTAAACGGAGAGGAAGTGGCTCTACAACAGACCCACATTTGGAAAGTCTGTTTAATTTATGCTCTATTAGATGTTTTTTCTACATTTTCCCCCCTGCACACGGACCAACCCTATGGACAATTGGCGGACTATTCCGTTTTTTTGCAAGCCAATTTCTAGCAACGCTCGTGTGTAAATAATAGCATTGCTAAAATCAGCTAAAAGGAAGGTTACTCTGACACCCTTGGTTGAATGTTGTGTGTATTTATGTCCCCTAGCCCCCTATGtgtacactactactactactactactactactactactactatctttCTCCTGTTGCTATTTCCgcatggtgacagagagagatctgTAGCGATGGAGGATTTCTGGGCCATTGTCCTGGCAGGGCTGAAGGTGTGGGTCTGCCTCATTGTGGCTCTTCTCATGGTGCCTGCAATGTTTGGCTTCTCCCTGGGCATCTCCGAGACATACATGAAGATCCTGGTCAAAATCTTGGAGGTAAAATGCGTCTGTCCAGAAGTTGCCATCCATCAAACATTTACTCGCACAATGGTACAACAAATGGGAAAGAGGAATTCTAATACCTACATACTGTTTAAAGGCTGGTAACCTCCTCCCTCAGACAATATGAGGTGCACAGCTGCATGTGTCTATAATTGTCTTAAATGTTTCTTATGCATCATGTTCTAAATATAAGCCTGGTGTCCTAAATGTATGCTGTTTTCATACTACACAATATAATAAGATACAGTACACATGACTTGGCTAGCCATGGTCCATTTACATTGGAAATTGTATCAGTTTCAGGAATGCGGGAACAAGAAATGCATTGTCACTGCGCTGTCATGATCAGCTGTCACATATTTACTGTAGGGAAAGTCTACTGTACACAACAATCAATTAGCACAACTCTGCACATGTGACGTATAGACATGGAATGTATGTATGTTTTTTGACAGAAAAGCATGTATGTTCTACAGTGTaatatttgttatatttttttgtaattgtCCTGTAACCTTACGACCTTCTGAATAAGCCTCTGGACAGTGATTGAAAGGTTTTCTGGCATGAGAGTTcaggggtaaatgtgtgtgtcctTTCTCTACTGTCCTTGTGTGGGTCAGGGAGTGAGAGGTCAAAGGCTAAAGGTGTTTCTCATTTCTCCTGTCCTCCAGTGGGCCACGTTGAGGATCAAAACAGTCAACAAAGCGGAGCGGATGATCCAATCCTCCTCATTCAATAGTGAGTCAATGAGCAGAGCTCTCACACCGATCAATAGATTCATTTGATTGGTTTATTGGTTGAATGATGGATAGCGAGATGAagggattgattgatttattcatTGCTCTCTGATAATGACATCCACTCACATCCACTCTTGTTCATCTGCTGTGTTCAGAagcgtgtgtgttagtgtagttaGAAGGGTTGAGTGCATGGAAATCAGTCCTGACATGAGTTTCGCTCAGGTGTCAATGGTTGACTGCGAGTTGATAATAGGTTGCATTTGAAGTATACAGCTTCTCAATGTGCCCAAGCCACGTTAAACGATAAGGGAGTGGTACATGTATATAAAACGATACCTCTGAGAACCTAGAGACCGTGTAAACCTGTTTATAGTGCTGGGCAGGGGATTGCAGTGGAGATGGCTTGGAGCAGTGTTTGTTGAATAGAAGACGGTATTTGGTCCAGCTCAGTCCCCAGAGCATTTCCGATGTCATATACGGTATTATGTGGCGCTGGGCTTGCTGCCTATCTGTCGGGCTGACGCAATTCCTCCCCTCACAATCAGCAGTCATATAGGCTAGTCGGGGGGCAATTAAATTAAATTCGCAGTGTGGTGTTCACTAGCTAGCACAGCACATCAATGTGCTCTTTTTATTTGTTAGCATATCAACTCGCAGAATGGTTTCTGTATTATATGGATACCATAGACCCCTCACTTGTACTGTACTGAAGTTTTCCTAAAATAAAGAGTTTGCCTAGTGTTCAAAGAAAGCAAAGGGTGGCTTGAATTCAACAcaaagtcagtcagtcactcagtctctctctcctggacTTTGCCCTGTGTTATCAGATAGTGTATCCTTAGCTGATCCCACTGTCTTCAGACCTGCTGGAGGGAGGGATACACTTTGGGTTGGAGTtgagtaatctgatcctagaacTGTGATTACCTCAATGATAGACACACAAAGGGAGGCCCTTTTAAGGAAAGAAAGGAGCCTCATTTATCAGTGAACACTGCTCTCTGATAGCTGTTATCTGAAGTGGTCCCAATTTGTATAGTGCAAGGCCACTGACATTTTCTCTGTTTGATGGCCTGTCATTTAAAATGGATTCTGTATGACAATTCTATTGGTGAGGCCTTGCCCACAGTGATAAACTCTGGATTTCATTGATTTAAATAAGTTTAAATAAGGATTACTCAGATATCAGCCCAGGATATCTTGTTTTCTCAATATGGGGCAACAGTGTGAGAGTTCGTGACACAAGTGCGTTGCAATCCTCTTATTCATTTCCTTCCTCACCAGTCCACAGTGGTTTGACCAATTTGTCCTCCTTTCATTCAAAATGTATGAAAATTCTAAGCCTATTGACTCTAGGATTTGTAACACTGTCAAtgttgtcttttatcaatggtaaAAGAACACGGAATCATCTTCCTTATCAAATACAAATATGTGGTACGACACAATCCAATCTAAAAATAATGAGGTGGAGCGTGTGTGTTTTCCCCAGGCCTCGTCCAGAGGGATGATGGTTCTATGGAGGAGGAGCTGAGGGGGTTAAGGCGCAGTCGCCCCAAACCACCAGTGGGGGGAGACTTCACCCTCAGCGACTGTTTCTACTTCTACAGACGAGGCATCGAGGATATCATAGAGGATGAGGTGAGTCCACAGACTAGAATACGATTGATGCCTAATTCCAAATGTATCCCTAACCCCAGACATTCCATGATGGGCACCTAATAGAAATGAGTCAAACCTGTAGCTTCACCTATCCCTCTGGTAGTCTAGGATGAGTTTTGTAATTTATTTCCTACTGCACACCCCTCCAGTCCTTTCAAATCAATGATcacgtttacatgcacaccaatatccTGTTGTTATTTGGGATACTCAAGTATTCTGTTGTGAGTTGACGCATACAAATGTCATAATCCCGTTTGCAATAACCCGAATAAGCTTGTATCCCAGTTTTGAGAAACCCGAATAAGATGCCTGGGATATGCTGGTCTTGGACGGATACTTTGGCATGTAAACATCTTATCCCGTTTACTGTTgttttcttgcagtaaaatgatagACCAAATGTATATTCTGTCTCAGTAACAGGAATCGAGAAatattattgatttatttcatcttGAGGAAATGTGAATGTGCAATTTTCTTCTGGAAGCATAAAAGCTGACAGTATTTCACTTTCAACTAAAATAAGATTCCAAAATGGACTGAGTtacttatcagaaacatgttggatTTTTATTACATCTTTTAATTTCTCTGAAACTGGTCAACAAACCGATGCCATTTGGACATTTTGTGTGGAAAATCTTCCCGGGCCCTAAACTTCTTCTCTACAAGAGAAGCAGAAATGAAAGAACTTTACCGCTTTCCTTCTATCGATTTAttacattattctggtgagcaaggctTTATTTAGCATTCTAGAGGATCAAGTAATGACAGAAGCCGACCTAATGccggaaattataagcagaacaATATCTAAATAAGGCTTAGCTTTATTTTCAGCACCCCCTTCAAAAAATCGTTCCGTCATTACTGGGAAAATTAGGAGTTTTCTGTTTATTCATGTTTACACGGATCCCTGTGAGCAGGATATATCAAAGGTGCATGTAAACATGTTATTCTGAATAAGACCTTAACCGTGTTATGAGCTATTATCCCGGAATACTGTGCGCATGTAAACGTGGCCGTTGAATGGGTATCAGGAAGTGCTTAGGGCCCAGGAAATAGGCATTGATTCAGGATTGGGCAAAAGAGTACAACATCAATTTTAAAAATCCAGACTTACTTTCTGTACAGGTAGGCCTACTAAGTTGTTTTTCATGTTGTTCCTCTGACCTCCAGGTGACCCAGCGGTTTTCGTCAGAGGAGCTGGTGTCGTGGAACCTGCTAACTCGGACCAACATCGACTTCCAGTACATCAGCCTCAAACTGACCATGGTCTGGGGCCTGGGCGTGTTCATACGCTACTGCATCCTGACTCCGCTCAGGTCATTACTGAGAGTGTGAAATCAGTCATCATCACTGTGCTCACCTTTTTTAATAAGGCCTTAGCTCTCTTACGGTTCACATCCATAAACCAAGCACTGACTGACATTTATGTTGCTGAATAGACAGGATTTACAGCCAGGATTTAAACCACATAGCGTTCGACAGTGCGTTAATCCAGGACCAGTGTTGTCGTGTCTCGTGTATGTTTCTGAGTCCGAATGTTTTCTTTCAGGATCATGCTGGCGTCTATAGGCCTGACCTGGCTGGTGATAGGAACCACTGCTGTAGGATTCCTCCCTAACTGGAGGTACAGTAACACTGCTTTGAATCTACAGGTTCACACGGGATTGTTTTTAAAAACCGAGACGTTTGTCTTGTGTGATTTTTGTATTTAATCAGCTTCATGGTAGCTTCTTACGTGCGTGCCCGTGTGTGTTTTCTAGGCTCAAGTTCTGGCTGAGTGAGTGGGTCCATGTGATGTGCTACAGGATCTGTGCTCGAGGCCTCTCCTGCACCATCCACTACCACAACAAGTCGGTGAACGCTCCTCTCCTCTGACACATGCAAACACAGCAGGCTTTCACACACACCGTCATGTCCCCCAGTGACTCTACGGGAGGTCCTCGTGATATGTGCACAGAGCTTTGTTTTGACGGAAGATGCACGTCTGCCACTTTaccgtgtgtctgcgtgtgttctcTGTCTTGTGTTTTACAGAGAAAACAGACCCAGAAAAGGAGGAATCTGTGTGGCCAATCACACCTCCCCGATTGATATTGTCATTCTCTGCAACGATGGGTGTTACGCCATGGTATGTGAAATAAAGCAGAAAATAAGCCTAACTTGAAATAGCTCaacttttaaatatttttttatacctatATAATCAACGTTCCTTCTAAGCTGAACACATGTTTGGGCACGCAGCTCCCCCAGGACTGCCGCGCAGAATAAATATCAACCTGTGCAGAGAAGCAGGAGATTGAACtacactcaactttctagagttttccgcCTTAGTTAACACCATCaacatttccctttactgtgggaattgtgatcaaatcaatgcaatattagccactttcaatacaATGtaccaaaacaaactatgcaagacttagtatgcaaaaTTAAcgatgcaagagattttgttgtaggcagaatgcATCgggtaggattctattgcattgacacacaccactcagcccatactctacacagaccagttcagcataaccaatcagagctgcagtaggcctatatgcaagtagaccattgccatatatgaaTCTGTGCCATTCACATTGAACTGGACTGTCTTTACAGCGTGAGTGGTCGTGAAtagatgcacttgttttgagatcaaagccagAGCTGCATGTAGTCTAATTCTGGAATGTTCCTGAGACGGAAGTATGCTGTTTTGGATATGCGTTGTCAAAA
This window encodes:
- the LOC112248783 gene encoding glycerol-3-phosphate acyltransferase 3-like, coding for MEDFWAIVLAGLKVWVCLIVALLMVPAMFGFSLGISETYMKILVKILEWATLRIKTVNKAERMIQSSSFNSLVQRDDGSMEEELRGLRRSRPKPPVGGDFTLSDCFYFYRRGIEDIIEDEVTQRFSSEELVSWNLLTRTNIDFQYISLKLTMVWGLGVFIRYCILTPLRIMLASIGLTWLVIGTTAVGFLPNWRLKFWLSEWVHVMCYRICARGLSCTIHYHNKENRPRKGGICVANHTSPIDIVILCNDGCYAMVGQSHGGLMGVLQRAMARSCPHIWFERADMKDRHLVTKRLRDHVNDKTKLPILLFPEGTCINNTSVMMFKKGSFEIGGTIYPVAIKYDPQFGDAFWNSAKYNMVSYLLRMVTSWAIVCNVWYLPAMHQQEGEDAVQFANRVKSVIAHQGGLVDLSWDGGLKRAKVKDTYREEQQKKYSSMVVGSEEGRSGNSD